A region from the Arachis ipaensis cultivar K30076 chromosome B01, Araip1.1, whole genome shotgun sequence genome encodes:
- the LOC110265603 gene encoding uncharacterized protein LOC110265603: protein MTAVFSSGRGSATHLQQRRQWLGTAAIPHATVTATASPPLTRINLKSVSLSLFTGSSPALMAATAWTQQRWRRASRRGQRRRHGPHEDDDEREGSGGFSSLAHALLLPSMALVHASPPPTATHDDAAAVIPANTVLSLLSSPSLRKHSLPFLPVSSFLSFFLWFTEAAEGWWLVVLGKIG from the coding sequence ATGACAGCGGTGTTCTCCAGCGGCAGAGGCTCGGCCACCCACCTCCAGCAGCGGCGACAATGGCTGGGCACGGCAGCGATTCCACACGCGACGGTGACAGCGACGGCTTCGCCTCCTCTCACGCGCATCAATCTCAAGTCAGTCTCTCTCTCACTCTTCACGGGATCCTCTCCGGCTCTAATGGCGGCGACGGCGTGGACACAACAACGGTGGAGACGGGCTTCACGGAGAGGGCAACGGCGGCGACATGGGCCCCACGAAGATGACGACGAGCGCGAGGGCAGTGGCGGCTTCTCCTCCCTTGCGCACGCTCTGCTTCTCCCTTCCATGGCTCTGGTTCACGCTTCTCCTCCTCCAACGGCGACACACGATGACGCGGCGGCAGTGATACCCGCCAACACCGTCCTCTCTCTCTTATCCTCTCCTTCTCTTCGCAAGCATTCCCTTCCCTTTCTTCCCGTTTcctcatttctttctttctttctttggttTACTGAAGCTGCTGAGGGCTGGTGGCTGGTAGTATTAGGAAAgataggatag